The genomic segment GATATTACCGGTCTGGGAGTGTCGCAGGCGGATAACCTGATTTTGGCCCAAGGGGTTCAAAGTGAGTTATTAAAATCTTTGGGCCGCCGTAATCTTGGTGTAAAACAGGCCAATTTTGTAGTGTTGCGCACGGCTGTTATGCCGGCTGTGCTAGCCGAAGTATCTTTTCTCTCTAATCTGGAAGAAGAGAGGCTATTAATGACCGATTCTTATAAAGCCAGGGCGGCTGAGGGAATAACCAAGGGAATTGTCAATTACTTCGCCCGCAAAGGCGGATAAAAAAACGGGGACTGTGCCCCCTAAGGTTTTGGGGGGACTGTCTCCGTTTTCATATTATTCACACCTTAGAACATGGTATCTTCAATCCAGCTGCGGATCTTTCCGTTAATGGGATAAAGTCCGTCTTGGTGGGGGGAGATGCCCTGTTCCCGCAAGGCTTCCAGTAGTATATCCCCTGGAGGCTGTGTGTCTAAAGTTGTACTTTGGCTGTAATTTTGCTTCATATGGTACAGAGCCAGCCGGGCCGCATTGTCCAACACATCGATTACAAAGGTATACCCCGCCTGCCTGGGTCCTGTAAATTCACTTTCCAAGGAAAGATTCCACCGAACCTCTCCCTTAGTTTGAGGGTAATACATCTAGTCACTCCTTGTTGTTTATGGCATTGATTTTTGGGAAACTCATCAAATCTCTTTACTTACATATTGGCCATTGTATGTTTATAGGATACTATTTAGTGATAAATTAATGTACACTGGCAGGAAACCTTAAGCTTGACGGAAAAAACTTCTTACATAGGCATGTATAGCGAGCGGAGGATTCTTCTTGAAAACATGGCCTTGGTTTTGGATATAACTATGTAAGAAACCACAAGTGGGATGTACCCTTAGAGCCAGACATGTTTAAGGGAAGGAGGACTTGTGTTGCAACTTACGGTATTGGGCTGTTGGGCCCCGTACCCGCGGGCAGGCGGTGCCTGCTCCGGTTACCTGGTACGGGCGGGGAACACTAATATTATGCTGGATGCGGGTAACGGTACATTCAGTAACCTGTGCCGCCATATGGATATGCGGCGGCTGGATGCTTTACTGCTCTCCCACCTTCACCCGGATCATTATACGGACTTGTATTGCCTGCAGCATGCCATGGATTGGGCGGTGAAACAGAGGGATCGACCGTATCCTTTAAATGTATATATGCCTACGGAGCCGGCGGAAGTCTTTAATACATTTAAGTCAAAGCCGGGCCTTAATGTGCTCCCTTACGAAGGGCTGCCCCTGGGGCAGGAGCAGGGTCTGAATTTGCGCCGGGCAGAGGTGGGGGAAATGTCGCTGCGGTTTCTGGCGGTGCCCCACAGCAAGCCGGGTTATGCGGTTTCGATTAAGGCGGGCGAGAAAACGCTGGTCTTTTCCGGGGACTGTGCTCCCAACGAAAATCTCATTACCTTGGCCCATGAAGTAGATATATATTTAAGTGAGGGAAGCGGTCTGGATGGGGACGCTGATTATTTATACGGTAAGCACCATACTGCCCGCCAGGCAGGAGAAGCTGCCTCCCGAGCAGAGGTGAAGAGGTTGATACTGACGCATTTCTGGCCCGAGCACCCGGTGGAGGAATTGCTACGCCAGGCAGGGGAAGGCTTCGGCGGCCCGGTTGAGCCGGCGGTGGAAAATGAGAGCTATGATATATAAAAGAATGTATGTCGTAGCTTACGGGTTGTTTTTTTTACGAAAATAAATGGTTAATTCTAGTTTGTGTATATGGTTTATGTGAGTTTTGATGGGATAAGAGGGATAAAAGGCTTTGTATGTGAGGCTTTGGGGTAAACAATTTTTTTAGACAGGATTTACAGGATCAACAGGATTGTTAAAAAATAGAAAAATACAATCGAATGTCTTTATCACCTAAACAGAGCTTATGGAACAGTCCAATATATTAAAACAAATAATTATAAAATGTTTTTTAAGACCCCAAAGCATTACCCTAAAGCATCCTGCAAATCCTGTAATCCTGTCAAAGAAAAAAAGACCCATAAGCCAAGACCCAAACAATACTTTTAAGCAAGGAAACAAGAGGACTCGTCCGGGACTGCTGAAAAAGTCCAGATTCATGTCATCCTGAATGAAACGAAGTGAAATGAAGAATCTTGAAAGTCGCATAAATACTCAGATTCTTCGCTGCACTCAGAATGACAATCTTGTATCTTTGCTATTTTTTTACGAAAATAAATTTTCATTCTAGTTTGTGTATATGGTTCATGTGAGTTTTGACAGGATTAACAGGATAAACAGGATCTTTGGGGCTGTTCTTTTGGGTCATTAAAATTGTTGTAAATAAATTTGTAACCATATTTTGATTCGAATGCAGTAGTGTTAATATATAGGAGGCGTTAATTTTGCAACGAACAGACGGTAGAAACAATAATCAGATGAGGCCTGTGAAAGTGCACAGGGACTTTACCAAACATGCTGAGGGATCGGTTTTAATTGAAATGGGTGATACCAAGGTCATCTGCACCGCTTCCGTGGAAGAAAGAGTGCCGCCCTGGCTGAGGGATGCAGGAAAAGGCTGGGTGACCGCCGAATACTCCATGTTGCCCCGCAGTACCGGAACACGCACTTCCCGTGAGGCCGCCCGCGGCAAAATCGGGGGGCGCACACACGAAATACAGCGGCTCATAGGACGTTCCCTGCGTGCCGTTATTGACTTAAAAGCCCTGGGTGAACGTTCCGTGGTACTGGACTGCGATGTTATACAGGCCGACGGGGGTACCCGTACGGCATCAATCACCGGTGCCTTTGTGGCCCTGGCAGATGCCCTGGGGAAAATGGTCAAAGACGGGCGAATCAGCAAAATGCCGCTGCAGGATTTTGTGGCCGCTATCAGTGTAGGTGTTGTAAAGGATGAAATATTGCTAGACCTTTGTTATTCCGAGGACTCTGCCGCTGAAGTGGATATGAACATTGTCATGACTGGTGCCGGTAAGTTCGTGGAAATACAGGGAACAGGCGAAGAAGCCTCCTTTGGTCGGGACGAGGTAAATACAATGCTGGATCTGGCCACAGAGGGGGTACAAGATCTTATCAAATACCAGCGCGAAGTGCTGGGAGAAGTGGCGCAGTTAGTAAAGGGGTGATTTTTTGCGCTTGGTGCTGGCGACCAAAAACCAGGGTAAAGTTAGAGAATTGCAGGAAATGCTTCAGGATACAGGTTTTGAAGTGGTTTCCCTGGCAGCGTATCCAGACCTTCCGGAGGTAGAAGAAGACGGCGATACCTTCCATGCGAATGCCGTTAAAAAGGCCCGGGAAATTGCCGTTGCCACGGGAGAGCTGGTTATGGCGGATGACTCCGGGCTGGAGGTAGACTTTTTAAATGGTGTCCCAGGGGTGCACTCAGCCCGGTTTGCCGGAGAGCACGGGGACAATAAGGCTAATAACCAAAAGCTTTTAAAGCGCTTGGAAAATGTGCCGTGGGAAAAACGAACGGCCCGTTTTAAGTGTGTAGTGGCCGTAGCCGCCCCTGACGGGAGAATAGAAACTGCTGAAGGGGCATGTGAAGGAATAATTACCACTGAGCCCCGCGGTGAAGAAGGATTCGGCTATGATCCGCTCTTTTATTTTCCACTATACCAAAAAACATTTGCCGAGCTTGACGGTGACATAAAAAACAAAGTAAGCCATAGGGGAAAAGCCCTCAGTAAAGCCCATAAGTTTTTAGTCCGCTGGAAGGTTTAGTCTATAAATGGAGTGATTATTCTTTTGCGTGTACTGGTTTTTAGTGATACTCACGGTGACCTTGGCCTTGCTTTCAAAATCATTAAGAAAGAGCGGGCAGATATGGTTTTACATGCTGGAGATTTTCTCCGAGATGCACATGCCCTGGCCAATGAGGCCCAGTTTCCAGTCCATGGAGTGACTGGAAACTGCGATCTACCGGGATCTGGCCCCCATGAAAAGTTTTTATCGCTGGAGGGTAAGGATTTTCTGCTTACCCACGGGCATCAATTTAGAGTAAAGGCCTCCTA from the Bacillota bacterium genome contains:
- a CDS encoding MBL fold metallo-hydrolase, whose translation is MQLTVLGCWAPYPRAGGACSGYLVRAGNTNIMLDAGNGTFSNLCRHMDMRRLDALLLSHLHPDHYTDLYCLQHAMDWAVKQRDRPYPLNVYMPTEPAEVFNTFKSKPGLNVLPYEGLPLGQEQGLNLRRAEVGEMSLRFLAVPHSKPGYAVSIKAGEKTLVFSGDCAPNENLITLAHEVDIYLSEGSGLDGDADYLYGKHHTARQAGEAASRAEVKRLILTHFWPEHPVEELLRQAGEGFGGPVEPAVENESYDI
- a CDS encoding ribonuclease PH, whose protein sequence is MQRTDGRNNNQMRPVKVHRDFTKHAEGSVLIEMGDTKVICTASVEERVPPWLRDAGKGWVTAEYSMLPRSTGTRTSREAARGKIGGRTHEIQRLIGRSLRAVIDLKALGERSVVLDCDVIQADGGTRTASITGAFVALADALGKMVKDGRISKMPLQDFVAAISVGVVKDEILLDLCYSEDSAAEVDMNIVMTGAGKFVEIQGTGEEASFGRDEVNTMLDLATEGVQDLIKYQREVLGEVAQLVKG
- a CDS encoding XTP/dITP diphosphatase yields the protein MRLVLATKNQGKVRELQEMLQDTGFEVVSLAAYPDLPEVEEDGDTFHANAVKKAREIAVATGELVMADDSGLEVDFLNGVPGVHSARFAGEHGDNKANNQKLLKRLENVPWEKRTARFKCVVAVAAPDGRIETAEGACEGIITTEPRGEEGFGYDPLFYFPLYQKTFAELDGDIKNKVSHRGKALSKAHKFLVRWKV
- a CDS encoding metallophosphoesterase, translated to MNGVIILLRVLVFSDTHGDLGLAFKIIKKERADMVLHAGDFLRDAHALANEAQFPVHGVTGNCDLPGSGPHEKFLSLEGKDFLLTHGHQFRVKASYQSIFYKASENKIDAVVFGHSHVPLNDYHQGILLFNPGSISRPQPGSQPSYGIITIKDNDINGEIHFVDG